CGAAACCGATGCACCGCTGCAAGCGACCGGCGGAAAGTTGGGGGCCGCGCTGCAAGCCCGCGACAGTATCTTTGGCGAATTCGTCGGAGACTTGGATTCGATGGCGTCCGGTTTGATCCGGACGATCAACCAGATTCACACCCAGGGACAAGGTCGCAAAGGCTACACCGATCTGACGTCTGATTCGGCCAGCGAACCCGGCGTGCCATTGGAATCGGCCGGCCTGCCGTTCACGCCCGAAAACGGAACCTTTGACATGGCGTTGGTCGACGCCGACGGCAAAGTCATTTCCAACCACCGCATCACCGTTCGTGTGTTGGGCCAAGTCGGTGATTCGACGATGCAATCGGTGGCCCAGCAGATCGATGACATCGACGGACTTTCCGCCACGATCACCAATGAAGGTCGACTGAAGATCCGTTCCGACAATCCGCCGACCGAATTCACCTTTGGCGAAGACACCAGCGGGTTCTTGGCGGCCGCCGGTCTGAATACCTTCTTCACCGGGACTCACGCCGGTGACATCGCCGTCAACGACGTGTTGGCACAGGACGCGGACCTGTTGGCGGTCAGTTTCGGCGGCATCGGCGAAGACACCGAAGCCCTTTACGAAATGACCGATTTAGTCGACCGGCCATTGGACGTGTTGGACGGCCGCACCGTGCGCGGCGTCTATGAACACTCCATCGCGTCGTTGGGGCAAGAGGTCAGTTTGCACCAAAGCAGCACGCAAGGTCTGAGCGACTTTCACGCCACGCTGCAAAGCAAACACTTGGCGATCACCGGTGTGAACATCGATGAAGAATCAATCAAGATGATCATGTACCAACGAGCATTCCAAGCCAGTTCGCGAGTGATCTCGACCGCCAGCGAAATGTTGGACCTGTTGGTCAATCTGTAACAGATCCACCTTTTCGCCGCCCGTTTGCAGGCAGTTGGCAGCGGTGCCAGCGTGAAGCGTGGATGATCAAACCCGCGAAACCAACCCGTCGGCCGCGGTGTCGATGCCCTTCAGCAGTGACGCCAACGATTCGCGGTGCGGCGCATAGTCCATGCCGGTTTCCATCGAAATCTTTCCGCCTTGGACCAGTTCGCAAAGTGAATGCGTAAAGTCACGCATGCCTTCGTCTTTGCAAACGTTCAAGATCGCCGGGATGTCTTCGTCTTGTTCGTTCAAGATCCGCTCGCGCACGATCGGGTTGTTCAACAAGACTTCGGTGGCCGGGTATCGTTCGCCTTCGACCGCACCGGGGATCAACCGCTGGCACATGATCGCACGCAAGCTGTTCGCCAACGATGAACGAATGAAGGCGTGTTCTTCTTTGGGAAAGAATTCCAGGATGCGGCTGAATGATTGCTCCGCGTCGCTGCAGTGCATCGACGCCATCACCAAGTGACCGGTCTCGGCCGCCTGAACCGCTGCCAAAATGGTTTCTTTGTCACGCAGTTCCCCGATCAAGATGCAATCGGGGTCTTGCCGGACGACGTACCGCAAGGCATGGGAATAACTGGGGACATCGATACCGATTTCACGCTGCGAAACGATCGACTTGTTGGACGCGAATCGATATTCGATGGGGTCTTCGATCGTGATCACGTGCATGCTGCGGTGGTGATTGATCCAGTCCATCATGGCGGCCAATGTGCTGCTTTTGCCGCTGCCCGTCACACCGGTGACCAAGATCAGCCCGTCGAAACTTCGCGAGATCGTTTGTTGATACACCGGCGGCAGGTGCAGCTTTTCGAAATCCGGGATCACGCTGTTGACCCGGCGCAATGCCGCATGCATTTGGCGATCGGATCGATAAGCATTGACGCGAAACCGGTCGCCGGATTCTGACAGAAACGCAAAATCGATCCCGCCATACTTCTGGTACTCCTCTTCACGTCCCGGCGGCATCAACGCCACCATCATCGCCGTGATGTAAGTACTGTCGGGCAGCGGCGGCATGTCCAGCGGTTTCAGATGACCGCCGATTCGGACGTAGGGAGGCAAGCCGACCTTCAGATGCAAATCCGACGCCTCGGCGCGACTGACGAAGGCCAACAGTTTCAGGATTTCCTGGTCCGGCGTGTGAAGCTGACTCATGACGGGCCTCCCCGAGTCGTCTGTCGTGGTGCGGAACCATCGCCCGGCGGATCATTCGGCCAGGCGAACACCCCATCATAGACATCGGCGCACCACAAATGAGGTGCTTCCAGCCCCTCGGTCTGAATTTCAACGCCCCTGCGACACTGTGCCCATCGGTGCCGACACTGTGCCCTTCAGTGCCGACGGTTTGACCATCAAAGCCCAGCACCGAACTACTTCGACGATCCGGTCCGCCGCCGGGACCTCGACTTGCCAAGTTGCATTCGCCACGATGCGTGGTTTGACCACAGTCGACGTTTGCCCGCCGTTGACGGTCGGACGCTTGCCCCCTGCCAGCTTGGATTCATCGACACGTGCCCGAGAAACCTGACCAACCTTCGGATGTCCAAGCCGGATTCGCGATGTCGACTTGCGCGAACGGCGCTGAAGCGTGGGTCAAGGCGGACGCGACACGACAGGGCTGGCGGCTGGCGTTTTCACGGCCGGGATTTGTGACGTTGAAGCACGATGATCCCGCCGCCGATCTGCCATCGGGAATCTTCATTCGCCGTAGCTGCCATTCGATTGGTTCGGAGCGCGGGAGCGATTCCAACGCATTGATCGCCAAGCTGGCGGACGATTTTCAGACCAAGTTTTCCGATCCGGTCCCCTTTCGCACCCTGCACGTCTGGTCGCGTGACCGTTTGCCGATCGGCAAGTTCGGATTTGAACCCGAACTGGATGCGCTCAGCGATGCCGTGGGCGGACAGATCCTTGCGCACCTGCCGAAGACCTTATTGGACGCGGATAAGGTCAACGGGATTGCTGATGCCGGGGCGACCGTGATGGACGTTGTGTTAGTGGAGCCGAACCAATGGTTTTGGGGATGGCACGTTGCCCGTGATTGGCATGATCGGTGGCCCGGAGGGATTCAACCGATCCGTCCCCAGGTCGAACCCGTTTCGCGGGCCTATTTCAAAGCCGCCGAGTCGATTGCCTGGTCTGGATTTGAGTTGCGCCCCGGTGATCTGGCCGTCGACGTCGGCAGTTCGCCCGGAGGTGCCAGCGGGCTGTTGCTGGAAATGGGACTTCGCGTCCTGGGCATCGATCCAGCGGAAATGGATCCGTCGATCAACGAACATCCGAATTTTCAGCACGTTCGAGCTCGGGCGGGCGACTTGAAGCGATCGGTGTTCAGTGATGCCAAATGGATGATGGTTGATTCCAACGTCAAACCCGACCAAACCCTTTCGACCGTCGAAAATATCGTCACGCACCCGCGAGTGCCGATCGAAGGTGTTTTGCTGACCTTGAAGCTTGGCAACTACGCGATGGCCGAAAATCTTGACCGGTGGCTGGATCGCATCCGAAGCTGGGGGCCCAAAGACGTCCAAGTCCGGCAATTGACTCGCAACCGATGCGAAGTCTGCTGTGCTATTCGCATGCGGTAAACTTTCTCGTACACACCATCAATTCCGTTGGTCCTGTTCGCCGGTTCTGCTGCACAGGATGCGACAGGTTGTCTGTGCCGTGGATGCCCCGCTGCACCGCATGACGTGTTATGGTCACCGGGACAATGCCACCGGCCTGGTCATCGCCCGGGCGCGATGCCTGGTTTGGATGGCAGTGGCGACGTTTCGGTCCCTCAGCGATAGAACGAAGACATGCCCAGTGATCTCCGGTGCAATGCGTTGTTGTTTGCTTTCTCGGTGATGGGTGTGCTGGCGATTGTCTCCGGCTCATCGAAACTGACGAACGCTTCGGAACCACCCAACATCGTTTTCATTTTCGCCGATGATCTGGGTTGGGGAGATCTTAGTTGCTACGGGCAACGCCGTATCAAGACGCCGAATCTGGATCGTTTGGCCCGTCAAGGCACACTGTTCACCCAATTCTACGTTGCTGGTTCGGTGTGTTCGCCCAGTCGGACCGGCATCATGACGGGACAAAGCCCGGCGCGGCATCGCATTTTCGGTCATTTGGCCAACCGGGAAAGCAACCAGCGTCGTGGCATGCCCGATGCGCTGGATCCCGATGTGCCCACATTGACCGACGTGCTGAAAGACGCCGGCTATGTCACCGCCCATTTCGGAAAGTGGCACCTCGGCAATGTTTCGCCGGATCAGTATGGCGTTGATGCTTTCCGGACCGACAAGTTTTGCAACGTCGCGGGTAAACAGGCGATCGACATTTGGAGCGCCGAGGCGCGACCGGTCTGCACGGCCAATATCCTGGACGCAACGCTGGATTTCATTGGCGAACAGGCGGATGCACCGGAGCCTTTTTATGTCAACGCATGGTTTTCCGATCCGCATGCGACGTTGAATCCTTCGCCTGACCAATTGGATCGAGTGAAAAATCTGGCGCCGCAAGGCGTGCCGTTTCCCGGCGTTGCGCAGGTCTATTATGCCTGTGTGTTGGAGATGGATCGTCAGGTCGGGCGCTTCATGGATCGCCTGGAACAATTGGGGGTGGCGGATCGAACGTTGGTTTTGTTTTCCAGTGACAACGGTCCCGAAGATTTTCAGATCCGTAATTCGGCCCACAGCGGCGTCGGAAGTAGCGGTCCGTTTCGTGGTCGCAAACGCAGTATCTACGAAGGCGGTATTCGCACACCGTTGATCGTCCGCTGGCCGGGGCATGTTCCGGCCGGAAAGGTCAATCGGACATCAGTGATCAGCGGTTTGGATTTCTTACCTTCGCTGGCCGCAATTGCCGGTGCGTCAGCCGACGCGATCAGCGATGGGGATGGGGAAGCGATGGACGATGTTTGGCTGGGAGCGGACCGTGAACGTCGCACGCCGTGTTTTTGGGAATGGCGGTACCGTGTCTTCGGGCACCCCGCCAACAAGCCGCCGCAATTGGCTGTTCGCGACGGAGATTTCAAGCTGTTGGTCAATCCCGATGGCGGGCGAGTCGAACTGTACGACTTGGCCAGCGATCCCGGCGAACGGGACAACGTCGCGGCAAATCACCCAGTTGTCGTTCAGCGTTTGACCCGAATGGCTCTGCAGTGGAACAAAACGTTGCCCGATTCTCCGCGAGACCCCGGGGCGGGGCTGGAATCCTGGCGGTGGCCCTGAGTGGGTCTTGGCCGCCCGCATTTCCTGACATTGGTGGAGACGCCAAGTCTTGTCTGCCACCCCACTTGCGGAGCGGATGCCGAAAGCCGGTGGCCGACCGATTGTCAGGAAATTCCTGGCGTTTGGCCGTTCGGCCGAGGG
The DNA window shown above is from Crateriforma spongiae and carries:
- a CDS encoding SAM-dependent methyltransferase — encoded protein: MSTCANGAEAWVKADATRQGWRLAFSRPGFVTLKHDDPAADLPSGIFIRRSCHSIGSERGSDSNALIAKLADDFQTKFSDPVPFRTLHVWSRDRLPIGKFGFEPELDALSDAVGGQILAHLPKTLLDADKVNGIADAGATVMDVVLVEPNQWFWGWHVARDWHDRWPGGIQPIRPQVEPVSRAYFKAAESIAWSGFELRPGDLAVDVGSSPGGASGLLLEMGLRVLGIDPAEMDPSINEHPNFQHVRARAGDLKRSVFSDAKWMMVDSNVKPDQTLSTVENIVTHPRVPIEGVLLTLKLGNYAMAENLDRWLDRIRSWGPKDVQVRQLTRNRCEVCCAIRMR
- a CDS encoding type IV pilus twitching motility protein PilT, with the protein product MSQLHTPDQEILKLLAFVSRAEASDLHLKVGLPPYVRIGGHLKPLDMPPLPDSTYITAMMVALMPPGREEEYQKYGGIDFAFLSESGDRFRVNAYRSDRQMHAALRRVNSVIPDFEKLHLPPVYQQTISRSFDGLILVTGVTGSGKSSTLAAMMDWINHHRSMHVITIEDPIEYRFASNKSIVSQREIGIDVPSYSHALRYVVRQDPDCILIGELRDKETILAAVQAAETGHLVMASMHCSDAEQSFSRILEFFPKEEHAFIRSSLANSLRAIMCQRLIPGAVEGERYPATEVLLNNPIVRERILNEQDEDIPAILNVCKDEGMRDFTHSLCELVQGGKISMETGMDYAPHRESLASLLKGIDTAADGLVSRV
- a CDS encoding sulfatase family protein; this encodes MPSDLRCNALLFAFSVMGVLAIVSGSSKLTNASEPPNIVFIFADDLGWGDLSCYGQRRIKTPNLDRLARQGTLFTQFYVAGSVCSPSRTGIMTGQSPARHRIFGHLANRESNQRRGMPDALDPDVPTLTDVLKDAGYVTAHFGKWHLGNVSPDQYGVDAFRTDKFCNVAGKQAIDIWSAEARPVCTANILDATLDFIGEQADAPEPFYVNAWFSDPHATLNPSPDQLDRVKNLAPQGVPFPGVAQVYYACVLEMDRQVGRFMDRLEQLGVADRTLVLFSSDNGPEDFQIRNSAHSGVGSSGPFRGRKRSIYEGGIRTPLIVRWPGHVPAGKVNRTSVISGLDFLPSLAAIAGASADAISDGDGEAMDDVWLGADRERRTPCFWEWRYRVFGHPANKPPQLAVRDGDFKLLVNPDGGRVELYDLASDPGERDNVAANHPVVVQRLTRMALQWNKTLPDSPRDPGAGLESWRWP
- the flgK gene encoding flagellar hook-associated protein FlgK; this translates as MSLFGTIQQSNGALQAAQIGLQVVGNNIANSNTEGYIRQRLEQTPAGAFRQGGLIKGQGVRPTGITQVVDKALAEQMFNAGTALAGAESLGQAYSQLEEIASELDNNGINFQLSEFNNALHELTTQPADSALREFVILQGQSLASKLNNTREKVLDRQAGVNTELDDISNQINRLTNRIAELNVEIATIEGGGLIGSDATGLRDERYQALEELATYVNINFQEQTSGNVNVFVGGDYLVTNGIARDVYTAYSENESRPEVRIIETDAPLQATGGKLGAALQARDSIFGEFVGDLDSMASGLIRTINQIHTQGQGRKGYTDLTSDSASEPGVPLESAGLPFTPENGTFDMALVDADGKVISNHRITVRVLGQVGDSTMQSVAQQIDDIDGLSATITNEGRLKIRSDNPPTEFTFGEDTSGFLAAAGLNTFFTGTHAGDIAVNDVLAQDADLLAVSFGGIGEDTEALYEMTDLVDRPLDVLDGRTVRGVYEHSIASLGQEVSLHQSSTQGLSDFHATLQSKHLAITGVNIDEESIKMIMYQRAFQASSRVISTASEMLDLLVNL